TATTCGCTGCCAATTCTATCAACCACAACCTCAACGGCTGTATTTACCAGCTCAGCAAACAATACAAAAAGCAGGCTGGCTATCAGTAATAACTTGTCGCTTAATGCAATGTCTTGTAACCACACAAACACTCCAAGTAACGAAAACAGTGCTAGCTCTTGTTGAAACGCCGCTTCAAATCGACTCATCCATTTTAAGCCGTTAAAAGAATGGTTTAAGGTA
The genomic region above belongs to Pseudoalteromonas sp. MM1 and contains:
- a CDS encoding diacylglycerol kinase, which codes for MSNKTVIKRQGLMRLIFTLNHSFNGLKWMSRFEAAFQQELALFSLLGVFVWLQDIALSDKLLLIASLLFVLFAELVNTAVEVVVDRIGSEYNELSGLAKDIASASVFIAMLITALIWWAVLWA